In the Podospora pseudocomata strain CBS 415.72m chromosome 5, whole genome shotgun sequence genome, one interval contains:
- a CDS encoding hypothetical protein (EggNog:ENOG503PEI4): MSYLDGLDDGDLPPTYTEAVTTSHTGGSFTSSHTGPSSSTGNDSVLLPSSLTNPLTSPLTNHLRTLPRRLYQAQQARATEQASRELDIITALVPHIEHFLSNLGNHPSHAAELVLVPEAAVPKGWVMTGAAERRREGEVVKIVKANLGKLLSQHTGSTAATQPPGKGEKSSFSREEDNDDGDSPNEDKPEFDEWGRFECEDTDGIGNSDTSQWLWFKDEGMARRLATYLRPEPNLERKHVQATVVEKKAEKGIWKSWGSKNKERVGSNPSSPTTPGTPGTGENEDAVKMAVRAREITFRKENDFGVWESRTGFGIVCNVRIAAR, translated from the coding sequence ATGTCCTACCTTGACGGCCTCGACGACGGCGACCTACCCCCAACCTACACCGAAGCCGTCACCACATCCCACACCGGCGGCAGCTTCACCAGCAGCCATACCGGTCCCAGCTCCAGCACAGGCAACGATAGCGTCCTGCTACCATCCTCGCTAACAAACCCACTTACCTCTCCTCTGACCAACCATCTTCGAACCCTTCCAAGACGTCTCTATCAAGCCCAGCAGGCCCGCGCAACAGAGCAAGCCTCCCGCGAGCtagacatcatcaccgctcTGGTCCCTCACATCGAGCACTTCCTCTCCAATCTGGGAAACCACCCATCCCACGCCGCCGAGTTAGTCCTCGTGCCGGAAGCCGCCGTGCCGAAAGGATGGGTAATGACTGGCGCGGCGGAGCGGAGACGAGAAGGGGAAGTGGTCAAAATTGTCAAGGCCAATCTGGGGAAACTACTGAGTCAGCACACCGGCTCAACAGCCGCGACCCAACCTCCAGGAAAAGGCGAGAAGTCATCCTTCtcaagagaagaagacaaTGACGACGGCGACAGTCCCAACGAAGACAAGCCCGAGTTTGACGAATGGGGTCGTTTCGAATGCGAGGACACAGACGGTATAGGGAACAGTGACACCTCCCAGTGGCTGTGGTTCAAAGACGAGGGAATGGCGCGCAGACTGGCGACGTATTTGAGGCCGGAGCCGAATCTGGAGAGAAAGCATGTCCAGGCTACcgtggtggagaagaaggcggagaaaGGTATTTGGAAGAGCTGGGGGTCGAAGAAcaaggagagggtggggagtAACCCGTCGAGTCCGACTACACCGGGAACGCCGGGGACGGGAGAGAATGAGGATGCTGTCAAGATGGCTGTtagggcgagggagattaCGTTTCGGAAGGAGAATGACTTTGGGGTGTGGGAGAGTCGGACGGGGTTCGGGATTGTTTGTAATGTGAGAATTGCTGCGAGGTGA
- a CDS encoding hypothetical protein (COG:U; COG:Z; EggNog:ENOG503NYSH): MASYRIAAPDEYLAITGMGVKNVKITKAAWVWPFQRCMRFSVQPHDYAMNLQAMTKEKLQFLLPVVFTVGPDVNQRGANKKGKSPAPPGVSGAGSAGSPVEDDEDGVYDYDNHGHVAGREDQGDSLMKYAMLLADSGAKKDGTKDFLENIVKGIIEGETRVLVSSMTMEEIFTEREVFKRRIFRNIKSELDQFGLKIYNANVKELKDAPNSIYFESLSRKAHEGATNQARIDVAEAQLKGNVGESKRKGEQEREISKIQAETAVAKTQRDIERASAEAVLDTRKAELNRDVEISRVAAKRSVEAQDEELKVKVEIKRAEAELQRLRATEVVKATIEREAKQQAADAAAYEIEADAKANFEKAKQLAEGAAYKVKVETEAAAYQTRQNAEAWTDAAVKQAEGRLAGDIKTAEGMMAMAEAYAKMSQAFGGPQGLLQYMMIEKGTYVELAKANAEAVRGMAPKISIWNTGAEVGGEGGAANGTAAMRNIYQMLPPLMTTINEQTGITLPEWQFGKMAAQTGEVQKAMKPNGTA; this comes from the exons ATGGCCTCCTACAGAATTGCCGCTCCCGATGAGTACCTTGCCATCACTGGCATGGGAGTCAAGAATG TCAAAATCACCAAGGCCGCTTGGGTATGGCCCTTCCAGCGCTGTATGCGCTTCAGCGTGCAGCCCCACGACTACGCCATGAACCTTCAAGCCATGACcaaggagaagctccagTTCCTTCTCCCAGTGGTCTTCACCGTCGGTCCCGACGTCAACCAGCGCGGCGCTAACAAGAAGGGCAagtctcctgctcctcctggtGTCTCCGGCGCCGGCAGCGCTGGCTCCCccgtcgaggacgatgaggacggaGTCTATGATTATGACAACCACGGCCATGTTGCCGGTCGCGAGGACCAAGGGGACTCGCTCATGAAGTACGCCATGCTCCTAGCTGATTCTGGCGCCAAGAAGGACGGCACCAAGGATTTCCTCGAGAACATCGTCAAGGGTATTATCGAGGGTGAGACGCGTGTGCTGGTGTCCAGCATGACGATGGAGGAGATCTTCACCGAGAGAGAGGTGTTCAAGAGGAGGATTTTCCGCAACATCAAGAGCGAGTTGGACCAGTTTGGTCTCAAGATTTACAACGCCAACGTCAAGGAGCTGAAGGATGCGCCAAACTCGATCTACTTTGAGAGTTTGAGCAGGAAGGCTCACGAGGGTGCTACTAACCAGGCCCGTATCGACGTCGCCGAGGCCCAGCTCAAGGGTAACGTCGGTGAATCCAAGCGCAAGGGTGAACAAGAGCGCGAGATATCCAAGATCCAAGCCGAGACCGCTGTCGCCAAGACACAGCGCGACATTGAGCGCGCCTCCGCCGAAGCCGTCCTCGACACCCGCAAGGCCGAGCTCAACCGCGACGTCGAGATCTCCCGCGTGGCTGCCAAGCGCAGCGTCGAGGCTCAGGACGAGGAGTTGAAGGTCAAGGTCGAGATCAAGCGCGCCGAGGCTGAGCTGCAGCGTCTCCGTGCGACCGAGGTCGTCAAGGCCACCATTGAGCGCGAGGCCAAGCAGCAGGCTGCCGACGCTGCTGCGTACGAGATCGAGGCTGACGCCAAGGCCAACTTTGAGAAGGCGAAGCAGCTTGCCGAGGGTGCCGCCTacaaggtcaaggttgagACTGAAGCGGCGGCGTACCAGACGAGGCAGAACGCCGAGGCTTGGACTGATGCCGCGGTGAAGCAGGCTGAGGGTAGGCTTGCGGGTGACATTAAGACTGCGGAGGGTATGATGGCCATGGCGGAGGCGTATGCCAAGATGAGCCAGGCTTTCGGTGGTCCTCAGGGCTTGTTGCAGTACATGATGATTGAGAAGGGTACCTATGTCGAGCTGGCCAAGGCTAACGCTGAGGCTGTCCGGGGCATGGCTCCCAAGATCAGCATCTGGAACACTGGtgctgaggttggtggtgagggtggtgctgccaATGGCACGGCGGCCATGCGCAACATCTACCAGATGCTGCCACCTCTCATGACGACTATCAACGAGCAGACTGGCATCACTCTGCCGGAATGGCAGTTTGGAAAGATGGCTGCTCAGACTGGGGAGGTGCAGAAGGCTATGAAGCCCAACGGCACCGCCTAA